From the Rhodococcus sp. NBC_00297 genome, one window contains:
- the steA gene encoding putative cytokinetic ring protein SteA — translation MKMPALLSRSHDSLPGVTGIARVDRSTAKLLRRVGPGDIVVLDELDLDRITADLLVQAGVTAVVNASASISGRYPNLGPEVLVANGIELIDEVGSDVFKKVKDGSKVRLHDGNVYAGERRLATGTEQSEADISDRMIEAKSGLIDHLEAFSGNTIEFIRTESPLLIDGVGVPEVDVDMNGRHVVVVAEGTDHVADLKSLKPFIKEYSPILIGVGAGADTLSEAGYRPDLIVGDPDDVSSRTLKSGAEVVLPADSDGHAKGLERIQDLGIGAMTFPATGTPADLALLLADHHGASLIVTVGCAASLDEFFDASKRADTPSTFMTRLKVGPKLVDAKAMATLYRSRVSGGAVALLVLAALIAVIAALVVTNGSGATLDWAIETWNSFALWVQGLLQ, via the coding sequence ATGAAGATGCCGGCTCTGCTCTCGCGTAGTCATGACTCACTTCCCGGAGTCACGGGAATCGCTCGGGTCGATCGCTCCACGGCCAAGCTCCTGCGCCGTGTCGGTCCCGGAGACATCGTCGTTCTCGACGAACTCGACCTCGACCGGATCACCGCCGACCTGCTGGTACAGGCCGGCGTGACGGCCGTGGTCAACGCCTCCGCCTCGATCTCGGGGCGCTACCCCAATCTCGGTCCGGAGGTGCTCGTCGCCAACGGCATCGAGCTCATCGACGAGGTGGGCTCCGACGTCTTCAAGAAGGTCAAGGACGGTTCGAAGGTCCGCCTGCACGACGGCAACGTGTACGCCGGGGAGCGACGTCTCGCCACCGGCACCGAGCAGTCCGAGGCCGACATCTCCGACCGCATGATCGAGGCCAAGTCTGGTCTGATCGATCACCTGGAAGCGTTCTCGGGCAACACGATCGAGTTCATCCGCACCGAGTCGCCGCTGCTGATCGACGGCGTCGGAGTGCCCGAGGTGGACGTCGACATGAACGGTCGTCACGTCGTGGTCGTCGCCGAGGGCACCGACCACGTGGCCGATCTCAAGTCGCTCAAGCCGTTCATCAAGGAGTACTCGCCGATCCTCATCGGTGTCGGCGCCGGCGCCGACACGCTGTCGGAGGCGGGATACCGCCCCGACCTGATCGTCGGCGACCCGGACGACGTGAGCAGCCGCACGCTGAAGTCCGGCGCCGAGGTGGTGCTCCCCGCCGATTCCGACGGCCACGCCAAAGGCCTCGAGCGCATCCAGGACCTGGGCATCGGAGCCATGACGTTCCCGGCCACGGGCACCCCGGCGGACCTCGCGCTCCTGCTCGCCGACCACCACGGCGCCTCACTCATCGTCACGGTCGGATGTGCCGCGTCGCTCGACGAGTTCTTCGACGCCAGCAAGCGCGCGGACACACCGTCGACGTTCATGACCCGACTCAAGGTCGGTCCGAAACTGGTGGACGCCAAGGCCATGGCGACGTTGTACCGCAGCCGGGTCTCCGGTGGCGCGGTGGCGCTGCTCGTCCTCGCAGCCCTCATCGCCGTCATCGCGGCGCTCGTCGTGACCAACGGCAGCGGTGCGACTCTGGACTGGGCGATCGAGACCTGGAACAGCTTCGCCCTGTGGGTGCAGGGGCTGCTTCAGTGA
- a CDS encoding copper transporter, which translates to MISLRQHTISLIAVFLALAVGVVLGSGLLSGRVLSGLRDDRDDLQTEVNDLQSANNALGEQLNAADGFDAAVATRVVAGALADRTVVLVTTPDADPADVEGVQRTIADAGGSVTGRVGLTEAFVSAASGDDLRTRLTNVVPAGAQLRTGSVDQGSLAGDLLGTVLLLNAQTAQPQSTPEELGLALDTLRGGGFITYDDGAVAPAQLAVVVSGQAADSGEDGNRGAIVARFAGALDGRGAGTVLAGRAGSAEGSGPIAVVRSDSALAAGTSTVDDVDRTSGRITVALALGEQLAGGTGRYGTGPAATAVTVGATPS; encoded by the coding sequence GTGATTTCGCTTCGTCAGCACACCATCTCGTTGATCGCGGTGTTCCTGGCGCTCGCGGTCGGAGTCGTCCTCGGCTCCGGCCTGCTGTCCGGTCGAGTGCTGTCCGGACTGCGCGACGACCGGGACGATCTGCAGACCGAGGTGAACGACCTGCAGTCGGCGAACAACGCACTCGGTGAGCAACTCAACGCCGCCGACGGTTTCGACGCGGCCGTCGCGACCCGGGTGGTCGCGGGAGCGCTGGCCGACCGCACCGTCGTGCTGGTCACCACGCCCGACGCAGACCCCGCCGACGTGGAGGGTGTGCAGCGCACCATCGCCGACGCGGGCGGGTCGGTGACCGGACGAGTGGGGCTCACCGAGGCGTTCGTGTCCGCCGCCAGCGGCGACGATCTCCGCACGCGCCTCACCAACGTGGTTCCCGCAGGCGCGCAACTGCGTACGGGATCGGTGGATCAGGGCAGCCTCGCCGGCGATCTGCTCGGTACGGTGCTGTTGCTGAACGCACAGACCGCCCAACCGCAGAGCACGCCGGAGGAACTGGGCCTGGCCCTCGACACCCTGCGCGGCGGCGGCTTCATCACGTACGACGACGGTGCCGTGGCACCGGCACAGCTCGCGGTGGTGGTCTCCGGACAGGCCGCCGACTCGGGTGAGGACGGCAACCGCGGCGCGATCGTGGCTCGCTTCGCCGGCGCTCTGGACGGACGCGGAGCCGGAACCGTGCTCGCGGGCCGTGCCGGTTCGGCCGAGGGCAGCGGTCCCATCGCGGTGGTGCGGTCGGATTCCGCCCTCGCAGCCGGGACCAGCACCGTCGACGACGTCGATCGCACGTCGGGGCGCATCACCGTCGCCTTGGCACTCGGTGAGCAGCTCGCCGGTGGTACGGGTCGGTACGGAACGGGTCCTGCCGCGACGGCCGTGACGGTCGGGGCGACCCCGAGCTAG
- a CDS encoding CTP synthase, which translates to MQSRIHTRADIKHIFVSGGVASSLGKGLTASSLGQLLTSRGLRVTMQKLDPYLNVDPGTMNPFQHGEVFVTEDGAETDLDVGHYERFLDRDLSGYANVTTGQVYSTVIAKERRGEYLGDTVQVIPHITDEIKARILAMRGPDLQGQEPDVVITEIGGTVGDIESQPFLEAARQVRHDVGRENVFFLHVSLVPFLAPSGELKTKPTQHSVAALRSIGIQPDALILRSDRDVPQALKAKIALMCDVDVDGCISTPDAPSIYDIPRVLHGEGLDAYVVRQLGLPFRDVDWTVWGTLLERVHQPRETVRVALVGKYVDLPDAYLSVTEALRAGGFANRAKVELVWVQSDDCDTAAGAKLALADIDAVVIPGGFGIRGIEGKLGAITHARTHKIPTLGLCLGLQCMVIEAARSVGLTDANSAEFEPETTQPVISTMADQEQAVAGEADLGGTMRLGAYPATLTKGSVVSQAYGSESVSERHRHRYEVNNSYRDRIAESGLQFSGTSPDGHLVEFVELPRSAHPFFVGTQAHPELKSRPTRPHPLFASLISAALSYKSEERLPVDVHGDESDTAQPAEPAATKA; encoded by the coding sequence TTGCAGTCACGCATTCACACGCGGGCCGACATCAAGCACATCTTCGTCAGCGGCGGCGTCGCGTCGTCGCTCGGCAAGGGGCTCACGGCCTCGAGCCTCGGTCAGCTTCTCACCTCACGTGGCCTTCGCGTCACGATGCAGAAGCTCGATCCCTACCTCAACGTCGATCCCGGAACGATGAACCCGTTCCAGCACGGCGAGGTCTTCGTCACCGAGGACGGCGCGGAGACCGACCTCGACGTCGGCCACTACGAGCGGTTCCTCGATCGGGATCTCTCCGGATACGCCAACGTGACCACCGGCCAGGTGTACTCCACGGTGATCGCCAAGGAGCGTCGCGGCGAGTACCTCGGCGACACCGTCCAGGTCATCCCGCACATCACCGACGAGATCAAGGCCCGCATCCTCGCGATGCGCGGACCGGATCTGCAGGGCCAGGAGCCCGACGTCGTCATCACCGAGATCGGTGGCACCGTCGGCGACATCGAGTCGCAGCCCTTCCTCGAAGCGGCGCGTCAGGTCCGCCACGACGTCGGTCGGGAGAACGTCTTCTTCCTCCACGTCTCGCTCGTTCCGTTCCTCGCGCCCTCGGGTGAGCTCAAGACCAAGCCGACGCAGCACTCGGTGGCGGCGTTGCGCAGCATCGGTATTCAGCCCGACGCGCTGATCCTGCGATCAGACCGCGACGTGCCGCAGGCCCTCAAGGCGAAGATCGCGCTCATGTGCGACGTGGACGTCGACGGGTGCATCTCCACACCCGACGCGCCCTCCATCTACGACATCCCGCGCGTGCTGCACGGCGAGGGTCTCGACGCGTACGTCGTGCGGCAGCTCGGACTGCCGTTCCGGGACGTCGACTGGACCGTGTGGGGAACCCTCCTCGAGCGAGTGCACCAGCCTCGTGAGACGGTGCGCGTCGCCCTGGTCGGCAAGTACGTCGATCTGCCCGACGCCTACCTGTCGGTGACCGAGGCGCTGCGGGCCGGCGGTTTCGCCAACCGCGCGAAGGTCGAACTCGTGTGGGTGCAGTCCGACGACTGCGACACCGCGGCCGGCGCCAAGCTGGCGCTCGCCGACATCGACGCCGTGGTGATTCCCGGCGGCTTCGGCATCCGCGGTATCGAGGGCAAGCTCGGCGCGATCACCCACGCCCGGACGCACAAGATCCCGACGCTCGGGCTCTGCCTGGGTCTGCAGTGCATGGTCATCGAGGCGGCGCGGTCCGTCGGTCTCACCGATGCGAACTCGGCCGAGTTCGAGCCCGAGACGACACAGCCGGTCATCTCGACGATGGCGGACCAGGAGCAGGCGGTCGCCGGCGAGGCGGACCTGGGCGGCACGATGCGCCTCGGGGCCTACCCCGCCACGCTCACCAAGGGGTCGGTGGTGTCGCAGGCCTACGGCAGCGAGTCCGTCTCCGAGCGTCACCGCCATCGCTACGAGGTCAACAACAGCTACCGCGACCGCATCGCGGAGAGTGGACTGCAGTTCAGCGGCACGTCCCCGGACGGCCACCTGGTCGAGTTCGTCGAACTGCCGCGGAGCGCGCATCCGTTCTTCGTCGGCACGCAGGCGCATCCCGAACTCAAGAGCCGGCCGACGCGGCCGCACCCGCTCTTCGCGTCGCTGATCTCCGCTGCGCTCTCGTACAAGTCCGAGGAGCGGCTGCCCGTCGACGTCCACGGCGACGAGTCCGACACGGCGCAGCCGGCCGAACCCGCCGCGACGAAGGCCTGA
- a CDS encoding NUDIX domain-containing protein has protein sequence MTMADRHEFEILESSVEYQGAILALRLDQVTMPGGRRAEREVVEHHGAVAVVALDDDERIVLISQYRHPLGRRLLELPAGLLDEPGEDPVEAAKRELTEETGLAAASLSLLVDVAASPGFTDETVRIYLADEVTEVDRPEAHDEEADIELVRVPVDEAVSRVFSGEIVNASAVAGILALAAVRSRSVPLRPSDAPWRDRPTAFEKRKGAHGS, from the coding sequence CTGACCATGGCCGATCGTCACGAGTTCGAGATCCTCGAATCGTCCGTCGAGTACCAGGGTGCGATTCTCGCGCTCCGGCTCGACCAGGTGACGATGCCCGGCGGTCGTCGGGCCGAACGTGAGGTCGTCGAGCATCACGGTGCGGTCGCCGTGGTCGCGCTGGACGACGACGAGCGCATCGTGCTGATCAGCCAGTACCGGCATCCTCTGGGGCGTCGCCTGCTCGAGCTTCCCGCGGGTCTGTTGGACGAGCCGGGGGAGGATCCCGTCGAGGCCGCGAAGCGTGAGCTGACCGAGGAGACGGGGCTCGCCGCGGCGTCCCTGTCGTTGCTGGTCGACGTGGCGGCATCACCCGGGTTCACGGACGAGACCGTGCGGATCTACCTGGCCGACGAGGTGACCGAGGTCGATCGACCGGAGGCTCACGACGAGGAAGCCGACATCGAGCTCGTCCGCGTCCCGGTGGACGAGGCGGTGTCGCGCGTGTTCAGCGGCGAGATCGTGAACGCGTCGGCGGTGGCGGGAATCCTGGCGCTGGCGGCGGTGCGGTCACGCTCGGTTCCGTTGCGGCCGAGCGATGCACCCTGGCGTGATCGACCCACCGCGTTCGAGAAGCGCAAGGGCGCGCATGGCAGCTGA
- the xerD gene encoding site-specific tyrosine recombinase XerD produces MAADSPGEVIATYLDHLAVERGSARNTITSYRRDLSRYASHLGELDRNSLRDVTEVDVAEFVTALRSGNELFPPLAASSAARTVIAVRGVHRFALAEGIVDVDVAAGVKPPAPGRRLPKSLSVEQVFALLDAVAGKAADTPRGLRDRALLELLYSTGARISEAVGLDVDDIDSDSRSVVLHGKGGKERIVPIGRPALDAVDAYLVRGRPALVSQGTPALLLNVRGGRLSRQSAWQVLQTAAERAGIGASVSPHTLRHSFATHLLDGGADVRVVQELLGHASVTTTQIYTLVTVTTLREVWAEAHPRAR; encoded by the coding sequence ATGGCAGCTGACTCGCCAGGCGAGGTGATCGCGACCTATCTCGATCACCTCGCCGTCGAGCGCGGGTCAGCTCGCAACACCATCACCTCGTACCGCCGCGACCTCTCGCGCTACGCCAGCCATCTGGGTGAACTCGACCGGAACAGTCTCCGCGACGTCACCGAGGTGGACGTCGCGGAGTTCGTGACGGCCCTCCGGTCCGGCAACGAGCTGTTCCCGCCGCTCGCGGCGAGCAGCGCCGCGCGCACGGTCATCGCGGTTCGCGGAGTCCACCGCTTCGCGCTGGCCGAGGGCATCGTCGACGTCGACGTCGCTGCCGGGGTCAAACCGCCGGCGCCGGGCCGCCGGCTCCCGAAGTCGCTCTCCGTCGAGCAGGTGTTCGCGCTCCTCGATGCCGTCGCCGGGAAGGCCGCGGACACCCCGCGCGGTCTTCGCGACCGGGCGCTGCTCGAGCTCCTCTACTCCACCGGTGCGCGCATCTCCGAGGCCGTGGGACTCGACGTCGACGACATCGACTCCGACTCGCGGTCCGTGGTCCTGCACGGCAAGGGCGGCAAGGAGCGCATCGTGCCCATCGGCCGTCCCGCACTCGACGCCGTCGACGCGTACCTCGTCCGTGGTCGACCCGCACTGGTGTCACAGGGCACGCCCGCGCTTCTGCTGAACGTGCGGGGCGGCCGGTTGTCACGCCAGAGCGCGTGGCAGGTCCTGCAGACCGCGGCGGAGCGCGCCGGGATCGGAGCCAGCGTCTCCCCGCACACGTTGCGGCACTCCTTCGCGACCCACCTGCTCGACGGCGGCGCGGACGTACGTGTGGTGCAGGAACTTCTGGGTCACGCCTCGGTGACCACCACGCAGATCTACACACTGGTCACCGTCACGACGTTGCGCGAAGTGTGGGCCGAGGCGCATCCGCGCGCACGGTAG
- a CDS encoding ParA family protein, giving the protein MFRTRQPEPEHPTLAHPSGMGPTGRPYRDIPDPQPLSSHGPATVIAMCNQKGGVGKTTSTINLGASLAEYGRRVLLVDLDPQGALSAGLGVPHHELDLTVHNLLVEPRVAIDDVLMRTRVDGMDLLPSNIDLSAAEIQLVTEVGREQTLGRVLHPILDRYDYVLIDCQPSLGLLTVNALACADSVLIPMECEYFSLRGLALLNDTVDKVRDRLNPRLKLEGIVVTMFDARTLHSREVMNRVVEVFGDVVFDTVITRTVRFPETSVAGEPITTWAPKSAGADAYRSLAREVIHRDTAPQS; this is encoded by the coding sequence CTGTTCCGCACTCGTCAGCCCGAACCGGAACATCCGACCCTGGCCCACCCGTCGGGCATGGGTCCGACGGGGCGCCCGTATCGCGACATCCCGGATCCGCAGCCGCTGTCCTCGCACGGACCGGCGACGGTCATCGCGATGTGCAACCAGAAGGGCGGCGTCGGCAAGACCACGTCGACCATCAATCTGGGTGCGTCGCTGGCCGAGTACGGACGCCGAGTCCTGCTGGTCGACCTCGATCCGCAGGGCGCGCTCTCCGCGGGTCTCGGTGTGCCACACCACGAGCTGGACCTCACGGTGCACAACCTGCTGGTGGAGCCGCGGGTGGCGATCGACGACGTCCTCATGCGTACGCGGGTGGACGGGATGGACCTGCTCCCCAGCAACATCGACCTCTCCGCGGCCGAGATCCAACTGGTCACCGAGGTCGGCCGCGAGCAGACGCTGGGACGCGTGCTGCACCCGATTCTCGATCGCTACGACTACGTCCTCATCGACTGCCAGCCGTCGCTCGGCCTGTTGACCGTCAATGCCCTCGCGTGCGCCGATTCCGTGCTCATCCCGATGGAGTGCGAGTACTTCAGTCTGCGCGGACTCGCGTTGCTCAACGACACCGTCGACAAGGTGCGCGATCGTCTCAATCCGCGGCTGAAGCTCGAGGGCATCGTGGTCACGATGTTCGACGCCCGCACGCTGCACTCGCGAGAGGTCATGAATCGCGTGGTCGAGGTGTTCGGCGACGTCGTCTTCGACACCGTCATCACGCGCACCGTGCGTTTCCCGGAGACGAGCGTCGCCGGCGAGCCGATCACCACGTGGGCGCCGAAGTCCGCGGGTGCCGACGCGTACCGGTCGTTGGCCCGCGAGGTCATCCACCGGGACACCGCACCCCAGTCTTGA
- a CDS encoding segregation and condensation protein A, which translates to MTDGTVVTDTTVGDAPTPTGFQVRLTNFEGPFDLLLTLIGQHRLDVTEVALHTVTDDFIAYTRAMGAEMGLDQTTEFLVVAATLLDLKAARLLPSGEVDDAEDLALLEVRDLLFARLLQYRAYKQVAQLFGELENAALRRYPRSVSLEDSFASLLPEVLLGVDPRRFAEIAAAAFTPREVPTVGLGHLHASAVSVPEHARAILAMLRDRGVGEWATFADLVRDCEVTVEVVARFLALLELYREKVVAFDQPEALGDLAVTWTGDDDAADIDRMDVSRMEDYG; encoded by the coding sequence TTGACCGACGGGACGGTCGTGACGGACACGACGGTCGGGGACGCGCCGACGCCCACCGGATTCCAAGTGCGGCTCACCAACTTCGAAGGCCCGTTCGACCTGTTGCTGACCCTGATCGGACAGCACCGACTCGACGTCACCGAGGTCGCACTGCACACCGTCACCGACGACTTCATCGCGTACACCCGCGCGATGGGCGCGGAGATGGGTCTCGACCAGACCACCGAGTTCCTGGTGGTCGCGGCGACCCTGCTGGACCTCAAGGCCGCCCGCCTCCTGCCGTCGGGCGAGGTGGACGACGCCGAGGACCTGGCACTGCTCGAGGTGCGGGACCTGCTGTTCGCCCGGCTGCTGCAGTACCGGGCCTACAAACAGGTGGCGCAGTTGTTCGGCGAACTGGAGAACGCCGCGCTGCGGCGCTATCCGCGATCGGTCTCGCTCGAGGACTCGTTCGCGTCGCTGCTGCCGGAGGTGTTGCTCGGTGTGGATCCGCGCCGCTTCGCCGAGATCGCCGCGGCGGCGTTCACCCCGCGCGAGGTGCCGACGGTCGGTCTCGGCCATCTCCACGCGTCGGCGGTGTCGGTCCCGGAACACGCGCGGGCGATCCTGGCGATGCTGCGCGACCGCGGAGTGGGTGAGTGGGCGACGTTTGCCGACCTGGTCCGCGACTGCGAGGTCACCGTCGAGGTGGTCGCACGGTTCCTCGCGCTGCTCGAGCTGTATCGCGAGAAGGTCGTCGCGTTCGACCAACCCGAGGCGCTGGGCGATCTCGCGGTCACCTGGACCGGCGACGACGACGCTGCCGACATCGACCGGATGGACGTCTCGAGGATGGAGGACTACGGATGA
- the scpB gene encoding SMC-Scp complex subunit ScpB: MTASEDAPDALSDAEVRAALESVLLVVDTPASVPQLASALDCDETRIRQALTAMAADLTARGSGIDLRFAGDGWRFYTRTEYAPYVERLLLDGARSKLTRAALETLAVIAYRQPVTRARVSAVRGVNVDGVMRTLLARGLIAEAGPDPDSAATQYVTTEMFLERLGLASLSDLPELAPLLPGVDMIDDISDSMDSDPRVLRAERRRENTESNSTTEFGTDTTDE, from the coding sequence ATGACAGCGAGCGAGGACGCTCCCGACGCCCTGTCGGACGCCGAGGTGCGCGCGGCGCTCGAGTCGGTGCTGCTCGTCGTCGACACCCCGGCATCCGTCCCGCAGCTCGCCTCCGCCCTGGACTGTGACGAAACGCGCATCCGGCAGGCGCTGACCGCCATGGCCGCCGACCTCACCGCCCGCGGCAGTGGCATCGACCTGCGGTTCGCCGGCGACGGGTGGCGTTTCTACACCCGCACCGAGTACGCGCCCTATGTCGAACGGCTCCTCCTCGACGGTGCGCGGTCCAAGCTCACCCGAGCGGCACTGGAAACCCTCGCTGTGATCGCCTATCGTCAACCGGTTACCCGCGCACGAGTCAGTGCTGTGCGCGGAGTGAACGTGGACGGCGTGATGCGCACTCTCCTCGCGAGAGGTCTCATCGCCGAGGCGGGTCCCGACCCGGACTCTGCGGCGACGCAGTACGTCACCACGGAAATGTTCCTCGAACGGTTGGGGTTGGCGTCACTGTCCGACCTCCCCGAACTTGCTCCGCTGCTTCCGGGCGTGGACATGATCGACGACATCAGCGACAGCATGGACTCCGATCCGCGGGTCCTGCGTGCCGAGCGTCGACGAGAGAACACCGAGTCGAACTCGACCACCGAGTTCGGCACCGACACCACAGACGAATAG
- a CDS encoding pseudouridine synthase, translated as MNDSARRDGTPDRDGASDASTPERQKKRPNKKVAAAAYSKRTESRKPGGKSGYPRVAPKNSGSKPGKSPKPERKTTAAPTISNAKPARHQHTDGPRPHVAPEDGVRLQKVLAQAGVASRRAAEQLIDEGRVEVDGRIVTEQGVRVDPEVAVVRVDGTRVVIKADLVHIALNKPRGWQSTMSDDLGRPCIGDIVSERVQAGQRLFHVGRLDADTEGLILLTNDGDLAHRLMHPSFEVSKTYLATVQGVLDRDAGKKLRSGVELDDGPAKVDSYAVLDVNEGKTLVKVVLHEGRKHIVRRLFDSVGFPVKRLVRTDIGAVALGDQRPGTLRVLGRGEVGSLYGAVGL; from the coding sequence GTGAACGACTCCGCTCGCCGTGATGGCACACCGGACCGGGACGGCGCATCCGACGCCTCCACTCCCGAACGACAGAAGAAGCGCCCCAACAAGAAGGTCGCCGCTGCTGCGTACAGCAAGCGCACCGAGAGCCGTAAGCCCGGCGGCAAGTCCGGGTACCCCCGGGTGGCTCCCAAGAACAGCGGCTCCAAGCCCGGCAAGTCGCCGAAGCCGGAGCGCAAGACGACGGCTGCTCCGACCATCAGCAACGCCAAGCCCGCCCGCCACCAGCACACCGACGGCCCGCGGCCGCACGTGGCTCCTGAGGACGGTGTGCGCTTGCAGAAGGTGCTCGCCCAGGCAGGTGTCGCGTCGCGTCGCGCCGCCGAGCAGCTCATCGACGAGGGACGCGTCGAGGTCGACGGCCGCATCGTCACCGAGCAGGGTGTCCGCGTCGACCCCGAGGTCGCGGTCGTGCGGGTGGACGGCACCCGTGTCGTCATCAAGGCCGATCTGGTCCACATCGCGCTGAACAAGCCGCGCGGATGGCAGTCCACGATGTCGGACGACCTCGGTCGGCCCTGCATCGGCGACATTGTCTCGGAGCGGGTCCAGGCAGGACAGCGGCTCTTCCACGTCGGCCGACTCGATGCCGACACCGAAGGCTTGATCCTGCTCACCAACGACGGCGATCTGGCCCACCGGCTGATGCATCCCTCCTTCGAGGTGTCCAAGACGTACCTCGCCACGGTGCAGGGTGTCCTGGACCGCGACGCGGGCAAGAAGCTGCGTTCCGGAGTCGAACTCGACGACGGACCGGCGAAGGTGGACTCCTACGCGGTGCTCGACGTGAACGAGGGCAAGACGCTCGTGAAGGTCGTGCTGCACGAGGGTCGCAAGCACATCGTGCGCCGACTGTTCGACTCGGTCGGGTTCCCGGTGAAACGCCTGGTGCGCACCGACATCGGGGCCGTCGCTCTCGGCGACCAGCGACCCGGCACGCTGCGGGTGCTCGGTCGCGGCGAGGTCGGCAGCCTGTACGGGGCGGTCGGCCTGTGA
- the cmk gene encoding (d)CMP kinase, with protein sequence MDGPSGTGKSSVSRLLATRLGASYLDTGAMYRAATAWVLTNDVDPGDADAVAALTESIDLSIGTDPTGERVEVSGEDVTGPIRGSAVTAAVSAVSAVPAVREKLVALQREIADTAGRIVVEGRDIGTVVLTDAHIKIYLTASAETRATRRNDQNIAEGRGDDYDAVLADVQRRDHADSTRATSPLRPADDAVTVDTSDLDKDAVIDELMRLVTERLDIGRPTHAPEGARS encoded by the coding sequence ATGGACGGCCCGTCCGGTACCGGCAAGTCGTCCGTCTCCCGCCTGTTGGCGACCCGGCTCGGTGCGTCCTACCTCGACACCGGTGCGATGTACCGCGCGGCGACGGCATGGGTGCTGACGAACGACGTCGATCCCGGAGACGCCGACGCCGTCGCTGCGCTCACCGAGTCCATCGACCTCTCCATCGGCACCGATCCCACGGGGGAGCGGGTCGAGGTGTCGGGCGAGGACGTCACCGGTCCGATCCGCGGGTCCGCCGTGACGGCGGCCGTCTCCGCGGTGTCCGCCGTGCCCGCTGTGCGCGAGAAACTCGTTGCGCTGCAACGAGAGATCGCGGACACTGCCGGTCGCATCGTCGTGGAGGGTCGCGACATCGGCACCGTCGTCCTCACCGACGCTCACATCAAGATCTATCTGACCGCGTCCGCGGAGACGCGCGCCACGCGTCGTAACGACCAGAACATCGCCGAGGGCCGCGGGGACGACTACGACGCCGTGCTCGCCGACGTCCAGCGTCGGGACCACGCGGACTCCACACGTGCCACGTCCCCGCTGCGACCCGCGGACGATGCGGTCACCGTGGACACCAGCGACCTCGACAAGGACGCGGTGATCGACGAACTGATGCGTCTGGTCACCGAGCGTCTGGACATCGGGCGTCCGACTCATGCCCCTGAAGGAGCACGCTCATGA